A part of Acipenser ruthenus chromosome 48, fAciRut3.2 maternal haplotype, whole genome shotgun sequence genomic DNA contains:
- the LOC131721158 gene encoding zinc finger and SCAN domain-containing protein 2-like, producing MLCSQLLNRILCAVMDSVEMESVQIKEEFPELEPLPFTVEFFGLASLLIKQELCEMQCDSSQPEVSEIKAEHNELEIPQTEEHLPVKQEEVLEINHIKQESPEVEFEHMEPGKEESEDFKPNIPELEPVRLRECSVVLERVCVREQGAGEEGCLNSMQGGGKEDGQSHSECSLAGSSPAAKVRAGGGEYPDCGKGITLLGHLNKTQRTYTGKKPYHCYDFGKSFTVKQSLQYHQWTHTGEKPYCCSDCGKSFRRADRLVSHQRTHTGEKPYHCFDCGKSFSVKRGLQKHQWTHTGEKPYRCSDCGKSFTVKQSLQYHQRTHTGEKPYHCYDCGKSFTVKQSLQNHQRTHTGEKPYHCSDCGKSFTVKQSLQYHQRTHTGEKPYSCSDCGKSFSRADSFVSHQRTHTGEKPYRCSDCGKSFSRADSFVSHQRTHTGEKPYHCCDCGKSFSVKQVLQKHQRIHRREEL from the exons CAACTTCTAAACAgaatcctgtgtgctgtcatggacagtgtggagatggaatctgtccagattaaagaggagttccctgaacttgaacctctCCCCTTTACAGTGGAGTTCTTTGGGTTGGCTTCCCTCCTCAtcaaacaggagctctgtgagatgcagtgtgacagcagccagccagaggtctctgagattaaagctgagcacaatgaattggagatcccgcAGACAGAAGAAcaccttcctgtgaaacaagaagaggtgctggaaattaaccatattaaacaggagtcccctgaagtagagtttgagcacatggaaccagggaaggaagaatccgaggacttcaaaccaaacatccctgagctggagcctgtacgcctgcgggagtgtagcgtggtgctggagagagtctgtgtgagagagcaaggtgctggagaggaaggctgtctcaacagcatgcaaggaggtggaaaggaagacgggcagtcacattcagaatgcagtctagcag gttccagtccagcagctaaagtgagggcaggcggtggagaatatcctgactgtgggaaaggtatCACGCTGTTAGGGCATTTAAATAAAACCCAGCGGACTTACACAGgaaagaaaccgtatcactgctatgactttgggaagagtttcactgtgAAACAAAGCCTTCAATACCACCAGtggactcacacaggagagaagccatattgctgctctgactgtgggaagagtttcagacgggCAGACaggcttgtttcacaccagcgaactcacacaggagaaaaaccgtatcactgctttgactgtgggaagagtttcagtgtgaaacgaggccttcaaaaacaccagtggactcacacaggagagaaaccgtatcgctgctctgactgtgggaagagtttcactgtgAAACAAAGCCTTCAATaccaccagcgaactcacacaggagagaaaccgtatcactgctatgactgtgggaagagtttcactgtgAAACAAAGCCTTCAAaaccaccagcgaactcacacaggagagaaaccgtatcactgctctgactgtgggaagagtttcactgtgAAACAAAGCCTTCAATaccaccagcgaactcacacaggagagaaaccgtattcctgctctgactgtgggaagagtttcagtcgggcaGACAgctttgtttcacaccagcgaactcacacaggagagaaaccgtatcgctgctctgactgtgggaagagtttcagtcgggcaGACAgctttgtttcacaccagcgaactcacacaggagagaaaccgtatcactgctgtgactgtgggaagagtttcagtgtgaaacaagtccttcaaaaacaccagcgaattcacagaagaGAGGAACTTTAA